In Pirellula sp. SH-Sr6A, the DNA window CGAAGTCGGATCGGTCCGCAGCTGTTTGCGAAGGGAGTCCAAGTCAATATCGCAACCTCGGCTCTTCAGTTCCCAGGTTCTTGCGTTTGCGGATCGGGAATAGGCGGCAAGCCTTTTACGATCCAAGCTGGTAAGCTCCAATACTCTGAACCATCGTACCAACGGGTGCTCGAGCGGTGCTCCAGATGTCAGATATCCGTTTTCGAACAGAATGTTGCACCCAAGACGTTCGGCGAATGGGGCTGAGACACCTCCTGCTCGGAAGGCTGGATCGTAATCCCCGATGTAATTCTTGAGTTCGACTTCCCGGTCAGCAAGGCATTCGCTCGTTTCGCATTCCGATCGTCTGAAGATCTCGTGATGCCAAGACTCCCTACTCATGGCGCTAACGACGATCGAGTCTTGAGGCCAACGGTCCAAATTCCAAAGCCATCGCTGTTGTCGGACGGATCGCTGACGGGACAAGAATCGAACGACGGGAGGATGCCTGTCCCCTTCGTAACGCGTTCCCGGCGCAACCTTGATCGAAATACCACGGCATCGATCGATCATCGACTCGACGTCTTTCCATTCGGGCGCAAAGGCGTGTTGAAAGGTCGCGCGCTTCCCTGCTGCGCGACGATCAGGGTCGATGTGAATCCAGCTGTCGCGACTTAGTTCTACCGACTCAGCACGATTCAAAATGAATTTCAAATCCAGACCGTGCATTGCTGCATTGAGCGATGCCAATTGCAGTGCGTGCGGGTCACAGTCGCAGGCCAGCACTTGTTTGCTGCG includes these proteins:
- a CDS encoding class I SAM-dependent methyltransferase; translated protein: MNAFEVFGKELAEDCQWWTSANGQSVWTSLLASPAFQPTQAGMDKSTLRRRLDFLRLQLSFQTSAKQKFPDPERWFWTRQLLEQSSDFWCATESAQDFPAGELVADLCCGAGADAIALARRSKQVLACDCDPHALQLASLNAAMHGLDLKFILNRAESVELSRDSWIHIDPDRRAAGKRATFQHAFAPEWKDVESMIDRCRGISIKVAPGTRYEGDRHPPVVRFLSRQRSVRQQRWLWNLDRWPQDSIVVSAMSRESWHHEIFRRSECETSECLADREVELKNYIGDYDPAFRAGGVSAPFAERLGCNILFENGYLTSGAPLEHPLVRWFRVLELTSLDRKRLAAYSRSANARTWELKSRGCDIDLDSLRKQLRTDPTSDRTLTLLCTRVEGKNRGIIAEEVHGLPVV